The genomic DNA GATGAGATAGGGCTAGTATCGTCAGATGCGACAGACGTGGAAcagaaaagaaaatatTTGGCATTTTGTACGCGAATAGCATCTGACTATTCTGCACTCTGTACGAAGGactgaaaaatttggatTCGTAGAACTCAGTGCGATGAAGCTGcaggcgatgagctgccGTGTGTGGCCCCATCGCGAATTGTTGACGAGCAAACCATGGCGGAAGCAAACGGAGGGCTCGAAACGAGCGGATACAAGAAATGCAAAGACCTAGGTGACTTCCAAGCGGAAGGAAAGGAGGTGTGGCTGATAAGAGCTCCGCGGAAGCTGGATCTCAGCAAGGTAAAAAGCCTGCCAGTTGATTTCACCGGCAAGGGCAAGGCCGCATTCGAGAAGCAGGGCCTCACCTTCGAGGTGCGCGAAGACTCGCACGAAGACGGCTCTGGGCTTTCTGTGCTCGTGCCAGCCGACAAGCAGACACTGGTCAGCGGGGCCGGCGTGAGCCGCGTGTTCACAATCAGCGAGACCGTAGACCTGGAGCAGCAGGCGAAGGACCGCAAGCGCCGCGCGCCTGAGCCAGAGCCCGAGTCCGGGTCTGTCGAGGCGGACGCTGAGCAGCAGACGccaaagaagcacaagaaagacaagaaagacaagaaggataagaaggacaagaaagaaaagaaggacaagaaggacaagaaggacaaaaaACACAAGCATAAGGCCTGAGGCTGTGGAACGGTGCCCACGCGTTCTTCGACGCCCCTGTGCGGCGGCACTGCTATGTACAGTAAATGAGAATGCAACAATATAGTATTTTTCGAAATAACGCTCCACGAGGCGAGCACGCTACAAACGATCCGAGTAATCTTTGAGGATCCCCGCCATGTGTGTGTTGGTGATCTTCCCCTTGCGctgcttgcgcttcttgaCTTCCACACGCGAGGAGCCGCGCTTGACGGTTGCCGGGTCCACACTTGCGGGCTTGAGCCCCAAGTCCTGCAACTTCCGGGGCAGCTCTCCCCGCTGCGGCAGCTTGCAGTTCTCCCACATTTTTACAAAATCCTCGTCCACGCCACCTAGCGAACCGCCGAAGTTGTACCACACAAACCTGGGCTGgttgtccttcttggtgCGCAGTACAAGCACTCGGTTTTTAGACTCTAGCTCGTCGATCACCTCCGTGCACTGCGGCCACCCGTCTTTCAGCTCCTTGCACGAGATGCCCTTAAACGTCACCTGCGACCGCAGCAACTGTAGCAGTTCCTCCGCGGAGTGTACGTCGTAGATCGACACGTACTGCAGCGTGTTGTGCTTAGGATCAAACTTaatcttgttgatgtttttcagcagcgGAATCACATTGTTCTCCGATGATAGCGACAGGTATGACTCGATCTGCTCGATGGGCACAGCTTCGCCACGCTCCTGGATGTACTCTGtggccagcagcagcttggtCGACAAATGCGTGCCCTTCAGACTCTGCTCGGGTGTCCCGCCGCTGgtcttcttcaccttcttgGGCACAGGGCTCTCTTCTCTCTTAAACTCCCGCTTCTTCACCTCGTTCTCTGTGCTTCTGGGCCCTCCAGGTGCAGGTCCGGCCTTCACCTTGCTCTTGAATGCATTCAAGTTCGCCAACAAAGAGTCGTTATTGCTCATTGGTTTTCTCGGAGACCCTGGACGCTCTGTAGCTGCTTGCAAGTCTCGCCTCTCTGAGTTGTTCAACGCCCTTGGCCAGTTGGAATCTGATCAAAATTTCAGTAAATTGTTAATTACCCGGACGCACTCACTTTTTATACCATAAAATCAGCAAATTTGAACATTTTGACCATTTCCtatgcttctttctcatAAAAAATAACGTCGACAGCGTTGATTTCGTCCTGCTAAGGCTTTGTGGCGAGCTGACAGAGCTGACTCTTGAAGTCAACGGCTTTCTCCCGCTCTGTCCGCCCGCTCTTAGCCGTTGTTCTCTCTTCGGAGAGGACTAGCGTAGAGACGCGCTGTCGTAGACCAATGCTTCGAGCACCCAACTTTAAAACCATTGCTGTTGGAGGTCTGCTTCCCACTTGTGGGTCGAGCGACCACTGAAACGGTGATGACCTGAGGCTTGGGATATTTTCGTCTTTTCTTGTGTAGAACTTTGTATCTCTGTGCGCGTCATATGAACTTCAGCACCATTTGAGAGCGGGCTTGCTCCTCTTCGCGGTGGAGTGAGTCCAGCACACCCTGTATTGCGGTTCCGACGTCTGGCCCTAACCTTGCGTCGCGCGCGGACAGCTGCAGCAAATCGTCTAGCCGTCTCATGAACCTGTACTGGAACACGGATGCGCCGGCCTCGGAGCTATTACTGCTCTCAGCACTCAACTTGTTTTCCAGGCTCGCACGCACCACTGCGAAACAGTTCTTCTTAGCCTGTTCGGATGTTGGTACGGCGCGCGACAGGGCTCGCAACGCGGCAACAAACAGCTGTTGTACCTTAGTGAGCTCTGCCGACGACGCTACGGGCAGCTGGTGTGCCACGGAATACAAGGCTTGGTACAAACTGATTATGTCGGCGCTGCTCCAGTCCTTGATCTCATGCATCCGCCGCGTAACGGCAGCGATTCCTCCTAGACGGTGGTCGCTCTTCCAGACAAGATTTTGCGCGATGCGGGTCAGGTTGTGCCACTCATCCGTCCATCTAGAGCTGTATGTCTTATAAATCTCATTCAAGTCTGCATCACGCAGTCTATAGCCTACCATAACAGCAAGCTCCACCTCATGGCTGAAGCCTGGCAAGTTCTCGCTAACCTGCTTCAAATGCGTAAAGTTCCGGTTCATGACAATTTTGGCCATAGCCACTCGTGAAAGCTTATGTGCCACTTGTAGCTCTAGCAAAAGACTGTAGAGGCTCTCGCTGGTGTGGCACCTCGCGAACTTCTCTTGAAAGCTGAGCTGCGAAGAGGTTCCTGGCGCTGTTCTCGCACCGGACAGGTCATCGCCCGATATAGACTTCTCCACGACATGCTTGAGCCTGGACATAAGGATATCGTAGTGTGCATCCACacgcttcttgttgagctccACGTCAGGTAGGTCATTGTTCAGAACATCTACAATATGTTTGATGTGGGAGGCCTCCGTCTTCCCATTTTCGAAAAGGGAAGTAAGCGTCGTCCCTTTGCCAGCTTGCGTCAGGAACTTCAGTGTCGATCGCAAGTCTGCTGGCTTCTGCTTTGTTAGGTGACTCAGCGTGGTCGCGAACGTCCTTTTCATGTCCGTTCTGTatgttttctcttcaacGTGGGAGGAGAAGACCTGAATGACAAGTTCAATTTTCCAGGATATAAGCCGTGGCTATACAAGCATTAAAAAGGTAAGGGCAAAGAGACACAGCCACTCCAGTTCACTGACCTTGTGCAAGGTTGTGGGAATCTTGAGGTGCCATAATGGATTTGCCAGACGATCTGGCATCGGCGGTGAGGAAGTCGTGGTCTGAATCCGCCCAACCCTTATCCGTCCTTCAGGGGACAGACTCACCTATAAGCACGCCCCGTGGGACACCCAAAAGCTCCGGAAGGGGCTCGATTCCAACCAGTATGGATGAGCCGACTGTGGATTATCAGCTGTTAAAGCACCACTATGCTATCTCGGACGACGGAAGGAGGCCCAGTATGCAGGAGGACCTTATGGACGTACTGCAGGAAATGGAGTTTTCCAACGAGCAAAGACCCCAAGCCATGCGGCGCGGTTCTATCGAGGAAGTTTCTAAAATACGGCAGTGGTTGAATCCGCGTAGCTCGTTCTCCGGGGCTTCCACGAACGAGGCGTCCACAGAGAACACCGGTGCGACCAAGTGCTGGGTCACCACAATAGAGACTCAGGACGACTTTCTTCCAATCCTGGTTCTGAACtattctttcaagaaatccTGTTCTCGCTACAAGCTGATTGTGCTTTATACAGAGCAGACTGAGATGGTGGCTTCGCGCCTTCGGGACTACGGGGTCGAAACACGGAGGGCAAGCGACATAGCGCCTATCCTTTTTTCTCCACAAAATCAAATGGGCACAGCGGATAGCCGGCTTTCCAGGTGGACCATGCTCTTCCCGTTTGTATCACTGACAAACGATTTTGAGCTGGTCTGTTACCTGTCGCCGCGGGCACTTGTGCTGTCAAATATCGATGAACTGCTAGATTCGGATGCTGTGGCCGCCGAGATCGACAACGAAACCTGCGTGCTGCTCTCCAACCACATGGGCGCCCGCCCTACGATCATGGTGTTAAGGCCGAATAAGGAGATAGACGCCTGTATCCGCGAGTACATGACAGTTTACTTGAACGCACAAAACAACGGTAAATGGGCCAAGCTACAGGCAGCCGATGGCTCTAGCGTTCTGcgagagctcttcgaagACTCATGGGGGCTTGTTGCCGCGGATTTTTGCCACAGCGGGCCAGGTCATATTCAGCCAAACGCCAAAATCGTGGAGTGCACTACCACACAGCCCTGGAATCTTTCCTACAACGACGAAGCGAGTGTGCTGTGGAGAAGAGCGTGGAGCGAGCTTATCTGAGAgcgctttgaaaagtttggaacACAAGGCTTGTCAGCATTGTATGCATACAAGAGAATTACAGTGCTTGTCAAATAAAAACTCGGTGTTAGGTTATATTCTGTAGCAACATAGGTTTAGTTTGATACTTTTATATTTTGAAGTTATGGTGTCGTTGATGTCAGCGATGACATTGTCAACCCTCATCgaattcttgaaaaactgaaCCCTGCTAGTAAACATTAAATTAAGAAACATTCATCAATTACACCTGCTGCAATAAACTTCTACACCACTCACCAATAACAGCAGTTTAACCTCAATGAAGTTTGCCAGCGACctagagaagaagacttttgaaaagctcgtTGAGCAGCTACCTTCTTTGATCGAGAAGAAATGCCAAGGCTACGATGAGATGTATGGGTATAAGCTTTTGCCAGGCGAGCATTACGACGAAAGCATTGCCCACGCTCTAGTCTACAAGTACTGCAAGGCTTACAAGTTCCAGTACGATGAGGTAGCGTCTAACCTCTGTAGCACACTGAATTGGAGACGCGAGTTTGATCCTCTAAGCGCTGCATTCAGCGAGCGTCATGACGAAACATTGAACAACGTGGGACTTTTGACCAAATACGACGACGAGCAATCCAACCGGAAAGTCGTCACCTGGAATCTGTATGGAGAGCTGTCAAAGCAGAAACAGGTTTTTGCAGACGTTAACAAATTCCTGCGCTACAGAGTCGGATTGATGGAAAGGTCCATCGGTCTACTTGACTTCAAGGACGAGACGAACGACTACGTTGCGCAGGTGCACGACTACGATGGCGTCTCTATGTGGCGGATGGACCctgacatcaaaaagtgCACCAAGCAGGTCATCGCGGTTTTCCAGAAGCACTATCCGGAGATGCTGTCCGCcaaattcttcatcaacgttCCCAGTCTCTTGACCTGGGTTTACGACGTGGTGAAAAGATTTGTGAACGAGGAAACGAGACGCAAGTTCGTGGTACTGAACGACGGCACGAAGCTTGGCCAGTACTTGCCTGCAGCGCCCTCCAAGCTCTACGGGGGCAACTCCAAGCAGACGCTAGAGGAACAGAACGTGCTAGAGGTCAAGCCCACGCCATACGCGCTGTATTTGTTCGAGCAGAAGGTCGGTGCTGACGTCGAGTGAAACCTACATAGTGATAGTTAGGGAAGAAATGAAGCTCAATGTGATGGTGCAGGGCTGTTCCTTGGCCAGGGCCTTTGAGAGCGTGGAACAACCAGCGCTATGAGCTAAGCTGTACTAATAATTGAGTGATCCGTCTTTAGCACAAGCCGAGGACTTCAGCCGTCGAATACTCGTTTTCCTAGAGCACGGCCAGAGCCCAGAAGCCGCGAGCGCCCACAGCCGTGCGACCTGTTTCGACTCGCTGGGACGAACTGTTCTCGTACAAAGTCACTAGCCAAGGACGATTTTATAATCAATAAATGATCCATCCCTTATTATATCACATATAACGAAATGTTAAAGAGCCCACTGACGCAAAAAGATGTCAGAACGGCGTTCAGGTCCCTCCTTTTATACTTTTCAGAGGCTAAGACCAAGCCAATCCCCATTTCCTGGAAACAATGTCTACAGGGAAAACAGCTATATCCTGTAGGTTTTCATGCCTCTTGTAACGCAAGCATTGCAAGGCAAAGGAACTGCTCGAAAGAGAGCTCAGAGAGCTCCTCATGGACACTGAGCCATCTGAGGGTGCCCGGGACACTTCCATATGTATAGCGCTCT from Lachancea thermotolerans CBS 6340 chromosome F complete sequence includes the following:
- the RPA34 gene encoding DNA-directed RNA polymerase I subunit RPA34 (weakly similar to uniprot|P47006 Saccharomyces cerevisiae YJL148W RPA34 RNA polymerase I subunit A34.5) — its product is MAEANGGLETSGYKKCKDLGDFQAEGKEVWLIRAPRKLDLSKVKSLPVDFTGKGKAAFEKQGLTFEVREDSHEDGSGLSVLVPADKQTLVSGAGVSRVFTISETVDLEQQAKDRKRRAPEPEPESGSVEADAEQQTPKKHKKDKKDKKDKKDKKEKKDKKDKKDKKHKHKA
- the TFA2 gene encoding transcription factor TFIIE subunit TFA2 (some similarities with uniprot|P36145 Saccharomyces cerevisiae YKR062W TFA2 TFIIE small subunit involved in RNA polymerase II transcription initiation) — encoded protein: MSNNDSLLANLNAFKSKVKAGPAPGGPRSTENEVKKREFKREESPVPKKVKKTSGGTPEQSLKGTHLSTKLLLATEYIQERGEAVPIEQIESYLSLSSENNVIPLLKNINKIKFDPKHNTLQYVSIYDVHSAEELLQLLRSQVTFKGISCKELKDGWPQCTEVIDELESKNRVLVLRTKKDNQPRFVWYNFGGSLGGVDEDFVKMWENCKLPQRGELPRKLQDLGLKPASVDPATVKRGSSRVEVKKRKQRKGKITNTHMAGILKDYSDRL
- the SMT1 gene encoding Smt1p (weakly similar to uniprot|P47007 Saccharomyces cerevisiae YJL147C Hypothetical ORF), giving the protein MKRTFATTLSHLTKQKPADLRSTLKFLTQAGKGTTLTSLFENGKTEASHIKHIVDVLNNDLPDVELNKKRVDAHYDILMSRLKHVVEKSISGDDLSGARTAPGTSSQLSFQEKFARCHTSESLYSLLLELQVAHKLSRVAMAKIVMNRNFTHLKQVSENLPGFSHEVELAVMVGYRLRDADLNEIYKTYSSRWTDEWHNLTRIAQNLVWKSDHRLGGIAAVTRRMHEIKDWSSADIISLYQALYSVAHQLPVASSAELTKVQQLFVAALRALSRAVPTSEQAKKNCFAVVRASLENKLSAESSNSSEAGASVFQYRFMRRLDDLLQLSARDARLGPDVGTAIQGVLDSLHREEEQARSQMVLKFI
- the IDS2 gene encoding Ids2p (weakly similar to uniprot|P46958 Saccharomyces cerevisiae YJL146W IDS2 Protein involved in modulation of Ime2p activity during meiosis appears to act indirectly to promote Ime2p-mediated late meiotic functions found in growing cells and degraded during sporulation) yields the protein MDLPDDLASAVRKSWSESAQPLSVLQGTDSPISTPRGTPKSSGRGSIPTSMDEPTVDYQLLKHHYAISDDGRRPSMQEDLMDVLQEMEFSNEQRPQAMRRGSIEEVSKIRQWLNPRSSFSGASTNEASTENTGATKCWVTTIETQDDFLPILVLNYSFKKSCSRYKLIVLYTEQTEMVASRLRDYGVETRRASDIAPILFSPQNQMGTADSRLSRWTMLFPFVSLTNDFELVCYLSPRALVLSNIDELLDSDAVAAEIDNETCVLLSNHMGARPTIMVLRPNKEIDACIREYMTVYLNAQNNGKWAKLQAADGSSVLRELFEDSWGLVAADFCHSGPGHIQPNAKIVECTTTQPWNLSYNDEASVLWRRAWSELI
- the SFH5 gene encoding Sfh5p (similar to uniprot|P47008 Saccharomyces cerevisiae YJL145W SFH5 putative phosphatidylinositol transfer protein), which gives rise to MKFASDLEKKTFEKLVEQLPSLIEKKCQGYDEMYGYKLLPGEHYDESIAHALVYKYCKAYKFQYDEVASNLCSTLNWRREFDPLSAAFSERHDETLNNVGLLTKYDDEQSNRKVVTWNLYGELSKQKQVFADVNKFLRYRVGLMERSIGLLDFKDETNDYVAQVHDYDGVSMWRMDPDIKKCTKQVIAVFQKHYPEMLSAKFFINVPSLLTWVYDVVKRFVNEETRRKFVVLNDGTKLGQYLPAAPSKLYGGNSKQTLEEQNVLEVKPTPYALYLFEQKVGADVE